Proteins co-encoded in one Xyrauchen texanus isolate HMW12.3.18 chromosome 19, RBS_HiC_50CHRs, whole genome shotgun sequence genomic window:
- the LOC127659716 gene encoding TBC1 domain family member 9B isoform X2 — protein sequence MWITPEEVLLANALWVSERANPYFILQRRKGHGRGGGITGLLVGTLDVVLDSSARVAPYRILHQTGESQIFWNIACGSSRKEITEHWEWLESNLLQTLSIFDNDDDITTFVKGKIQGIIAEDNKSGKAQEDEDPGKFREAELKMRKLFGMPEEEKLVNYYPCSYWKGRVPRQGWIYLSINHLCFYSFLLGKEVSLVIQWTDVTQLDKNATLVFPESIRVSTRDTEHFFSMFLNINETFKLMEQLANIAMRQLLDNESFAADLSLPKPGKTLKNVSTLKRDLDARAKNERYRMLFRLTQDERLDGHTDCTLWTPFAKMHVVGQMFVSNNYICFASREEDLCQLIIPLREVSIVEKADSSSVLPSPLSISTKNKMTFLFANLKDRDFLVQRISDFLQRTPDRPCGLNVQSETPSPSTPPSLPPSPPVLGAGELPQNKHYSPSLPTAKQGLLRIYQQDVPEELGPKVTREKMKEESWNIHFFEFGRGVCMYRTSKTRELVLNGIPESLRGELWLLFSGAQNEMATHPGYYGSLVEQAMGKCTLATEEIERDLHRSMPEHHAFQNEMGIAALRRVLTAYAYRNPGIGYCQAMNIVTSVLLLYCTEEEAFWLLVSLCERMLPDYYNTRVVGALVDQGVFEELTRECLPLLYEHMQELGVISTISLSWFLTLFLSVMPFDSAVLLVDCFFYEGIKVIFQVSLAVLHANMDQLLSCSDEGEAMTILGRYLDNVVNKQTVSPPIPHLHALLTSGNNPPPEIDAFELIKSSYEKFGSLRADVIEQMRFKQRLKVIQSLEDTAKRSVVRAIMTDSAFSIEELEELYVLFKAKHIMSCYWGSSSTAAERHDPSLPYLEQYRIDCIQFVQLFSALAPWSCGLHTNTLASRLFRLLDQNKDTLINFKEFVTGLSGMYHGDMTEKLKLLYKLHLPPALCPEEAESALEATQFFTDDDTPQDPSFLSHLDFLAQEVTSGEELKEAGDTSTAGDTDDKKEEKPKDYKYYLRMWAKENEPKKESIKDLPRMNQEQFIEMCKTLYNMFSEHHMEQELYHGIATVASLLLRIGEVGKKFTNNGSKKAEPQPPATDEVVQPEREDSSGDGGSGQSLVCKALAEAQLETPPPTAPSSDEDAKDDTSVSSYSMVSAGSLQCEDIAEDTVLIGCLNAVGGDGTDRRRGSAPDADWSITFEQVLASFLTETSLVDYFENKHDIQSKITACKLLRAVERQTSTSSDHDFSLSTH from the exons ATGTGGATTACACCGGAGGAGGTGTTACTGGCGAACGCGCTGTGGGTTAGCGAGCGGGCGAATCCCTATTTCATTCTGCAGCGGAGGAAGGGACACGGCAGAGGAGGCGGCATCACGG GTTTGCTGGTGGGTACGTTGGACGTTGTGTTGGACTCTAGCGCTCGTGTGGCTCCGTACCGAATTCTGCACCAGACGGGAGAGTCCCAGATCTTTTGGAACATCGCTTGTG gttCGTCTCGTAAGGAGATCACTGAGCACTGGGAGTGGCTCGAGTCCAATCTACTCCAGACTCTTTCCATCTTTGACAATGATGATGACATCACCACCTTCGTCAAGGGTAAAATACAG ggcATCATCGCTGAGGACAATAAGAGCGGCAAAGCTCAGGAAGACGAGGATCCTGGAAAGTTTCGTGAAGCCGAGCTGAAGATGCGGAAGTTGTTTGGAATGCCAGAGGAGGAGAAGCTGGTGAACTATTATCCTTGCAGCTATTGGAAGGGTAGAGTCCCACGACAGGGCTGGATTTACCTGTCCATCAATCACCTGTGCTTCTACTCCTTCCTGCTTGGAAAAGAGG TTTCGTTAGTAATTCAGTGGACAGACGTCACTCAGTTGGACAAGAACGCCACGCTGGTTTTTCCAGAGAGCATCCGTGTGAGCACTCGGGACACTGAACATTTCTTCTCAATGTTCCTCAACATCAACGAGACCTTCAAACTGATGGAGCAGCTTGCCAACATCGCTATGAGACAGCTGTTGGACAATGAGAGCTTCGCTGCAGATCTCTCCCTCCCCAAACCCGGCAAGACCCTCAAAAACGTCTCCACGCTCAAAAG GGACTTGGATGCCCGTGCAAAGAATGAGCGATACAGAATGCTCTTCCGGCTCACACAGGACGAGCGTTTGGACGGACACACCGACTGCACGCTCTGGACACCGTTCGCTAAGATGCACGTCGTTGGACAAATGTTTGTGTCTAACAACTACATCTGCTTTGCCAGTCGAGAGGAAGATCTGTGCCAGCTTATCATTCCACTGAGAGAG GTCTCTATAGTGGAGAAAGCAGACAGCAGCAGTGTTTTGCCCAGCCCACTGTCAATCAGCACTAAAAACAAGATGACCTTCCTGTTTGCCAATCTTAAAGACAGAGACTTCCTGGTTCAGCGAATATCTGACTTCCTGCAGCGGACTCCTGACAGACCTTGTGGCCTAAATGTCCAATCG GAGACCCCCAGCCCGAGCACGCCACCCTCTCTTCCCCCATCTCCTCCTGTTCTGGGGGCTGGAGAGTTACCCCAAAACAAACACTACAGCCCCAGTCTGCCCACCGCTAAGCAGGGCCTCCTGAGAATCTACCAGCAGGACGTCCCAGAGGAGTTGGGGCCCAAAGTG ACGAGAGAGAAGATGAAAGAAGAATCATGGAACATCCACTTTTTTGAGTTTGGACGTGGTGTGTGCATGTACCGGACGTCTAAGACCCGAGAGCTGGTTCTGAATGGGATACCTGAAAGTTTGAGAGGAGAACTCTGGCTGCTCTTCTCAG GTGCTCAGAACGAGATGGCCACGCACCCGGGTTATTACGGCAGTTTGGTTGAGCAGGCGATGGGTAAATGCACCCTAGCGACGGAGGAGATCGAAAGAGATCTTCACCGCTCAATGCCCGAGCACCACGCCTTCCAGAACGAGATGGGCATCGCCGCCCTGAGACGAGTCCTTACAGCCTATGCGTACAGGAACCCGGGCATTGGATACTGCCAg gCGATGAACATTGTAACATCagtgttgttgttgtattgtacTGAAGAGGAGGCGTTTTGGCTGCTTGTCTCTCTTTGTGAACGGATGCTTCCTGATTATTACAACACTAGAGTTGTGG GGGCGTTGGTGGATCAGGGTGTCTTTGAAGAGCTCACCCGTGAGTGTTTGCCGTTGCTATACGAGCACATGCAGGAGTTGGGCGTCATCTCCACCATCTCGCTGTCCTGGTTTCTCACACTCTTCCTGTCCGTCATGCCTTTCGACAGTGCAGTGCTGCTGGTCGACTGTTTCTTCTACGAGGGCATTAAAGTCATTTTCCAG GTGTCCTTGGCTGTGCTGCATGCTAATATGGATCAACTGCTGTCCTGTTCAGATGAAGGAGAAGCCATGACTATTCTGGGCAG ATATTTGGACAATGTTGTAAATAAACAGACCGTTTCTCCGCCCATTCCCCACCTTCACGCCCTGTTGACCAGCGGCAACAACCCCCCACCTGAGATCGACGCCTTTGAACTCATTAAATCATCCTATGAG AAGTTTGGCAGTCTGCGTGCCGACGTTATAGAGCAGATGAGGTTTAAACAAAGGTTAAAGGTCATTCAATCGCTTGAAGACACGGCCAAGAGAAGTGTG GTACGAGCCATCATGACTGACTCTGCCTTCAGTATTGAGGAGTTGGAAGAACTGTATGTTCTGTTTAAG GCGAAACACATCATGAGCTGTTACTGGGGATCGAGCAGCACCGCGGCGGAGCGTCACGACCCCAGTCTGCCGTATCTGGAGCAGTACCGAATTGACTGCATTCAGTTCGTTCAGCTCTTCTCCGCTTTAGCGCCCTGGAGCTGTGGACTTCACACCAACACACTCGCTAGCAGACTCTTCCGCCTGCTCGACCAAAACAAAGACACTCTCATCAACTTTAAAGAGTTTGTCACAGGACTCA GTGGTATGTATCATGGAGACATGACTGAAAAACTCAAACTTCTCTACAAACTTCACCTGCCTCCTG CATTGTGTCCAGAAGAGGCGGAGTCAGCACTTGAGGCAACACAGTTCTTCACTGACGATGACACACCACAgg ATCCTTCCTTCCTGTCTCATCTGGACTTCCTGGCACAGGAAGTGACCTCAG GTGAGGAGCTGAAGGAGGCAGGAGACACATCAACAGCTGGAGACACTGATGACAAGAAAg AGGAGAAGCCAAAGGACTATAAATATTATCTGAGAATGTGGGCCAAAGAAAATGAGCCAAAGAAAGAGAGTATTAAAGATCTGCCCCGGATGAATCAG GAGCAGTTTATTGAAATGTGCAAGACGCTCTATAACATGTTCAGTGAACATCACATGGAGCAAGAGCTGTATCATGGCATCGCCACCGTGGCTAGTCTCCTACTGCGAATCGGAGAGGTTGGGAAGAAATTCACCAACAACGGCAGTAAGAAAGCCGAACCGCAGCCGCCTGCCACAGATGAAGTTGTACAGCCAGAGAGAGAAGATTCGTCTGGGGATGGTGGATCAGGACAGTCCCTGGTCTGTAAGGCCTTGGCGGAGGCACAACTGGAAACGCCGCCTCCCACGGCGCCCAGCTCGGACGAAGACGCGAAAGACGACACGTCCGTATCGTCATACTCCATGGTGAGCGCCGGTTCGCTGCAGTGCGAGGACATCGCCGAAGACACCGTTCTGATTGGCTGCTTAAATGCAGTGGGCGGAGACGGGACGGATCGGAGGAGGGGCAGCGCCCCGGATGCCGATTGGTCGATCACGTTTGAGCAGGTGTTGGCATCGTTTTTGACGGAAACATCGCTGGTTGACTACTTTGAGAACAAACATGATATACAGAGTAAAATAACAGCATGTAAATTGCTAAGAGCGGTCGAGAGACAGACCAGTACATCAAGCGATCACGATTTCTCTCTGTCCACACAC
- the LOC127659716 gene encoding TBC1 domain family member 9B isoform X1, whose amino-acid sequence MWITPEEVLLANALWVSERANPYFILQRRKGHGRGGGITGLLVGTLDVVLDSSARVAPYRILHQTGESQIFWNIACGSSRKEITEHWEWLESNLLQTLSIFDNDDDITTFVKGKIQGIIAEDNKSGKAQEDEDPGKFREAELKMRKLFGMPEEEKLVNYYPCSYWKGRVPRQGWIYLSINHLCFYSFLLGKEVSLVIQWTDVTQLDKNATLVFPESIRVSTRDTEHFFSMFLNINETFKLMEQLANIAMRQLLDNESFAADLSLPKPGKTLKNVSTLKRDLDARAKNERYRMLFRLTQDERLDGHTDCTLWTPFAKMHVVGQMFVSNNYICFASREEDLCQLIIPLREVSIVEKADSSSVLPSPLSISTKNKMTFLFANLKDRDFLVQRISDFLQRTPDRPCGLNVQSETPSPSTPPSLPPSPPVLGAGELPQNKHYSPSLPTAKQGLLRIYQQDVPEELGPKVTREKMKEESWNIHFFEFGRGVCMYRTSKTRELVLNGIPESLRGELWLLFSGAQNEMATHPGYYGSLVEQAMGKCTLATEEIERDLHRSMPEHHAFQNEMGIAALRRVLTAYAYRNPGIGYCQAMNIVTSVLLLYCTEEEAFWLLVSLCERMLPDYYNTRVVGALVDQGVFEELTRECLPLLYEHMQELGVISTISLSWFLTLFLSVMPFDSAVLLVDCFFYEGIKVIFQVSLAVLHANMDQLLSCSDEGEAMTILGRYLDNVVNKQTVSPPIPHLHALLTSGNNPPPEIDAFELIKSSYEKFGSLRADVIEQMRFKQRLKVIQSLEDTAKRSVVRAIMTDSAFSIEELEELYVLFKAKHIMSCYWGSSSTAAERHDPSLPYLEQYRIDCIQFVQLFSALAPWSCGLHTNTLASRLFRLLDQNKDTLINFKEFVTGLSGMYHGDMTEKLKLLYKLHLPPALCPEEAESALEATQFFTDDDTPQGEELKEAGDTSTAGDTDDKKEEKPKDYKYYLRMWAKENEPKKESIKDLPRMNQEQFIEMCKTLYNMFSEHHMEQELYHGIATVASLLLRIGEVGKKFTNNGSKKAEPQPPATDEVVQPEREDSSGDGGSGQSLVCKALAEAQLETPPPTAPSSDEDAKDDTSVSSYSMVSAGSLQCEDIAEDTVLIGCLNAVGGDGTDRRRGSAPDADWSITFEQVLASFLTETSLVDYFENKHDIQSKITACKLLRAVERQTSTSSDHDFSLSTH is encoded by the exons ATGTGGATTACACCGGAGGAGGTGTTACTGGCGAACGCGCTGTGGGTTAGCGAGCGGGCGAATCCCTATTTCATTCTGCAGCGGAGGAAGGGACACGGCAGAGGAGGCGGCATCACGG GTTTGCTGGTGGGTACGTTGGACGTTGTGTTGGACTCTAGCGCTCGTGTGGCTCCGTACCGAATTCTGCACCAGACGGGAGAGTCCCAGATCTTTTGGAACATCGCTTGTG gttCGTCTCGTAAGGAGATCACTGAGCACTGGGAGTGGCTCGAGTCCAATCTACTCCAGACTCTTTCCATCTTTGACAATGATGATGACATCACCACCTTCGTCAAGGGTAAAATACAG ggcATCATCGCTGAGGACAATAAGAGCGGCAAAGCTCAGGAAGACGAGGATCCTGGAAAGTTTCGTGAAGCCGAGCTGAAGATGCGGAAGTTGTTTGGAATGCCAGAGGAGGAGAAGCTGGTGAACTATTATCCTTGCAGCTATTGGAAGGGTAGAGTCCCACGACAGGGCTGGATTTACCTGTCCATCAATCACCTGTGCTTCTACTCCTTCCTGCTTGGAAAAGAGG TTTCGTTAGTAATTCAGTGGACAGACGTCACTCAGTTGGACAAGAACGCCACGCTGGTTTTTCCAGAGAGCATCCGTGTGAGCACTCGGGACACTGAACATTTCTTCTCAATGTTCCTCAACATCAACGAGACCTTCAAACTGATGGAGCAGCTTGCCAACATCGCTATGAGACAGCTGTTGGACAATGAGAGCTTCGCTGCAGATCTCTCCCTCCCCAAACCCGGCAAGACCCTCAAAAACGTCTCCACGCTCAAAAG GGACTTGGATGCCCGTGCAAAGAATGAGCGATACAGAATGCTCTTCCGGCTCACACAGGACGAGCGTTTGGACGGACACACCGACTGCACGCTCTGGACACCGTTCGCTAAGATGCACGTCGTTGGACAAATGTTTGTGTCTAACAACTACATCTGCTTTGCCAGTCGAGAGGAAGATCTGTGCCAGCTTATCATTCCACTGAGAGAG GTCTCTATAGTGGAGAAAGCAGACAGCAGCAGTGTTTTGCCCAGCCCACTGTCAATCAGCACTAAAAACAAGATGACCTTCCTGTTTGCCAATCTTAAAGACAGAGACTTCCTGGTTCAGCGAATATCTGACTTCCTGCAGCGGACTCCTGACAGACCTTGTGGCCTAAATGTCCAATCG GAGACCCCCAGCCCGAGCACGCCACCCTCTCTTCCCCCATCTCCTCCTGTTCTGGGGGCTGGAGAGTTACCCCAAAACAAACACTACAGCCCCAGTCTGCCCACCGCTAAGCAGGGCCTCCTGAGAATCTACCAGCAGGACGTCCCAGAGGAGTTGGGGCCCAAAGTG ACGAGAGAGAAGATGAAAGAAGAATCATGGAACATCCACTTTTTTGAGTTTGGACGTGGTGTGTGCATGTACCGGACGTCTAAGACCCGAGAGCTGGTTCTGAATGGGATACCTGAAAGTTTGAGAGGAGAACTCTGGCTGCTCTTCTCAG GTGCTCAGAACGAGATGGCCACGCACCCGGGTTATTACGGCAGTTTGGTTGAGCAGGCGATGGGTAAATGCACCCTAGCGACGGAGGAGATCGAAAGAGATCTTCACCGCTCAATGCCCGAGCACCACGCCTTCCAGAACGAGATGGGCATCGCCGCCCTGAGACGAGTCCTTACAGCCTATGCGTACAGGAACCCGGGCATTGGATACTGCCAg gCGATGAACATTGTAACATCagtgttgttgttgtattgtacTGAAGAGGAGGCGTTTTGGCTGCTTGTCTCTCTTTGTGAACGGATGCTTCCTGATTATTACAACACTAGAGTTGTGG GGGCGTTGGTGGATCAGGGTGTCTTTGAAGAGCTCACCCGTGAGTGTTTGCCGTTGCTATACGAGCACATGCAGGAGTTGGGCGTCATCTCCACCATCTCGCTGTCCTGGTTTCTCACACTCTTCCTGTCCGTCATGCCTTTCGACAGTGCAGTGCTGCTGGTCGACTGTTTCTTCTACGAGGGCATTAAAGTCATTTTCCAG GTGTCCTTGGCTGTGCTGCATGCTAATATGGATCAACTGCTGTCCTGTTCAGATGAAGGAGAAGCCATGACTATTCTGGGCAG ATATTTGGACAATGTTGTAAATAAACAGACCGTTTCTCCGCCCATTCCCCACCTTCACGCCCTGTTGACCAGCGGCAACAACCCCCCACCTGAGATCGACGCCTTTGAACTCATTAAATCATCCTATGAG AAGTTTGGCAGTCTGCGTGCCGACGTTATAGAGCAGATGAGGTTTAAACAAAGGTTAAAGGTCATTCAATCGCTTGAAGACACGGCCAAGAGAAGTGTG GTACGAGCCATCATGACTGACTCTGCCTTCAGTATTGAGGAGTTGGAAGAACTGTATGTTCTGTTTAAG GCGAAACACATCATGAGCTGTTACTGGGGATCGAGCAGCACCGCGGCGGAGCGTCACGACCCCAGTCTGCCGTATCTGGAGCAGTACCGAATTGACTGCATTCAGTTCGTTCAGCTCTTCTCCGCTTTAGCGCCCTGGAGCTGTGGACTTCACACCAACACACTCGCTAGCAGACTCTTCCGCCTGCTCGACCAAAACAAAGACACTCTCATCAACTTTAAAGAGTTTGTCACAGGACTCA GTGGTATGTATCATGGAGACATGACTGAAAAACTCAAACTTCTCTACAAACTTCACCTGCCTCCTG CATTGTGTCCAGAAGAGGCGGAGTCAGCACTTGAGGCAACACAGTTCTTCACTGACGATGACACACCACAgg GTGAGGAGCTGAAGGAGGCAGGAGACACATCAACAGCTGGAGACACTGATGACAAGAAAg AGGAGAAGCCAAAGGACTATAAATATTATCTGAGAATGTGGGCCAAAGAAAATGAGCCAAAGAAAGAGAGTATTAAAGATCTGCCCCGGATGAATCAG GAGCAGTTTATTGAAATGTGCAAGACGCTCTATAACATGTTCAGTGAACATCACATGGAGCAAGAGCTGTATCATGGCATCGCCACCGTGGCTAGTCTCCTACTGCGAATCGGAGAGGTTGGGAAGAAATTCACCAACAACGGCAGTAAGAAAGCCGAACCGCAGCCGCCTGCCACAGATGAAGTTGTACAGCCAGAGAGAGAAGATTCGTCTGGGGATGGTGGATCAGGACAGTCCCTGGTCTGTAAGGCCTTGGCGGAGGCACAACTGGAAACGCCGCCTCCCACGGCGCCCAGCTCGGACGAAGACGCGAAAGACGACACGTCCGTATCGTCATACTCCATGGTGAGCGCCGGTTCGCTGCAGTGCGAGGACATCGCCGAAGACACCGTTCTGATTGGCTGCTTAAATGCAGTGGGCGGAGACGGGACGGATCGGAGGAGGGGCAGCGCCCCGGATGCCGATTGGTCGATCACGTTTGAGCAGGTGTTGGCATCGTTTTTGACGGAAACATCGCTGGTTGACTACTTTGAGAACAAACATGATATACAGAGTAAAATAACAGCATGTAAATTGCTAAGAGCGGTCGAGAGACAGACCAGTACATCAAGCGATCACGATTTCTCTCTGTCCACACAC